One window of the Xiphophorus hellerii strain 12219 chromosome 15, Xiphophorus_hellerii-4.1, whole genome shotgun sequence genome contains the following:
- the snx9b gene encoding sorting nexin-9b isoform X1 — protein MALKAQVLYDFAAEPGNNELTVREGETITITNKGIGGGWIEAQNSRGEVGLVPEDYIEFKNEFPAFPAASTAPPSNAENVAYQDLSVFDAFAPLSTAAQYQVESGALNPVPDTPDTPVTPFFPSPEEASNGNDPWSAWNADPSGGTNNNWASNAEGTQTGKSAADPWGNVSQGHPQAYQGPAKDIYPYPYLIDYTAAEDDEWDDEWDDMKSNAVYTESGEAGGIQRGGMHASSMKISLNKFPGFSKSGPELYLLCKQIAKGKDKLSIYVGEVGPVWSYPETQIDCIVADPKKGSKMYGLKSYIEYQITPNTTNRPVNHRYKHFDWLYERLLDKFGSAIPIPSLPDKQVTGRFEEEFIKMRMERLQGWMSRMCRHPVISGSDVFQLFLTYKDEKDWKTGKRKAEKDETVGVMIFTTIEPEAADLDPSEVEQKCEQFSKFTKAMDDSVKEILTVGNEHWKRCTGPLPKEYQRIGKALQNLSTVFTSSGYQGESTLTDALTAAGKTYEEIAQLVAEQPRKDLHFLMETNNEYKGLLGCFPDTIGVHKAAIDKVKEGDKLVAANKITTPDKVAMSKRLSTMSYTLQAEMNHFHSNRIYDYNRVMQQYLEEQVKFYETIAAKLKQAHGQFTTM, from the exons GCACAGGTTTTATATGACTTCGCCGCTGAGCCCGGCAACAATGAGCTGACAGTGAGAGAAGGCGAGACAATCACTATCACCAATAAG GGTATTGGAGGGGGTTGGATTGAAGCACAGAATTCAAGAGGAGAAGTTGGACTGGTGCCTGAAGATTACATTGAG ttCAAAAATGAATTTCCTGCATTTCCAGCAGCATCGACGGCACCCCCTTCAAATGCAGAAAACGTCGCATATCAGGACCTTTCTGTCTTTGATGCATTTGCACCTCTATCAACAGCTGCACAATACCAG GTGGAATCTGGGGCTTTGAATCCCGTTCCAGACACCCCAGACACCCCAGTTACCCCTTTCTTCCCGTCCCCCGAGGAG GCCAGCAATGGTAATGATCCCTGGTCAGCGTGGAATGCAGACCCTTCAGGGGGCACAAACAACAACTGGGCCTCTAATGCAGAGGGCACTCAGACTGGGAAGAGTGCTGCTGACCCCTGGGGCAATGTATCACAGGGTCACCCTCAGGCTTACCAAGGCCCAG cCAAAGACATCTACCCATATCCTTACCTTATTGATTACACAG CGGCAGAGGATGATGAGTGGGATGATGAATGGGATGACATGAAATCAAATGCCGTCTACACAGAATCTGGGGAAGCTGGTGGAATACAGAGAGGAGGAATGCATGCTTCGTCAATGAAAATATCCCTCAATAA atttccAGGATTCTCCAAGTCTGGTCCTGAGCTCTACCTTCTGTGCAAACAGATTGCAAAAGGGAAAGACAAGCTGTCAATATAC GTGGGTGAGGTTGGTCCTGTATGGTCTTACCCAGAAACCCAGATAGACTGCATCGTAGCTGATCCCAAGAAAGGGTCCAAGATGTACGGCCTCAAGAGCTACATAGAGTACCAAATCACACCCAAT acaacaAACCGACCTGTCAATCATCGATACAAGCACTTCGATTGGCTCTACGAGAGACTCCTGGATAAATTTGGGTCGGCCATTCCAATTCCCTCTTTGCCAGACAAGCAGGTGACAG ggcGTTTTGAGGAGGAGTTTATTAAGATGCGCATGGAGCGGTTGCAGGGTTGGATGTCCAGGATGTGCAGACACCCTGTTATTTCTGGCAGCGATGTGTTCCAGCTTTTCCTCACATACAAAGATGAAAAG GACTGGAAGACGGGGAAGAGAAAAGCGGAAAAAGATGAGACGGTTGGAGTGATGATCTTCACCACAATCGAGCCAGAAGCTGCAGACCTGGATCCTTCAGAAGT GGAGCAGAAATGTGAGCAGTTCAGTAAATTTACCAAAGCCATGGACGACAGCGTGAAGGAAATCCTCACTGTGGGAAACGAGCACTGGAAGAGATGCACAGGAC CTCTGCCAAAGGAATACCAGAGAATAGGAAAAGCCTTGCAGAACCTCTCTACTGTCTTCACAAGCAGTGGATACCAAG GTGAGTCGACTCTAACCGATGCCTTGACAGCGGCTGGAAAGACCTACGAGGAGATAGCCCAGCTGGTGGCAGAGCAG cctAGGAAAGATCTTCACTTCCTCATGGAGACCAATAATGAATATAAGGGTCTCCTTGGATGCTTCCCAGATACCATTGGGGTCCATAAG GCAGCTATAGACAAGGTGAAGGAAGGGGACAAGCTGGTGGCTGCCAACAAAATTACCACTCCTGACAAAGTAGCCATGTCGAAACGTCTCAGCACCATGTCTTACACTTTACAAG CTGAAATGAACCACTTCCATAGCAACCGTATCTACGACTACAACCGGGTCATGCAGCAGTACCTGGAGGAGCAAGTCAAGTTTTACGAGACG ATTGCTGCAAAGCTGAAACAAGCTCATGGTCAGTTCACTACAATGTGA
- the snx9b gene encoding sorting nexin-9b isoform X3: MALKAQVLYDFAAEPGNNELTVREGETITITNKGIGGGWIEAQNSRGEVGLVPEDYIEFKNEFPAFPAASTAPPSNAENVAYQDLSVFDAFAPLSTAAQYQASNGNDPWSAWNADPSGGTNNNWASNAEGTQTGKSAADPWGNVSQGHPQAYQGPAKDIYPYPYLIDYTAAEDDEWDDEWDDMKSNAVYTESGEAGGIQRGGMHASSMKISLNKFPGFSKSGPELYLLCKQIAKGKDKLSIYVGEVGPVWSYPETQIDCIVADPKKGSKMYGLKSYIEYQITPNTTNRPVNHRYKHFDWLYERLLDKFGSAIPIPSLPDKQVTGRFEEEFIKMRMERLQGWMSRMCRHPVISGSDVFQLFLTYKDEKDWKTGKRKAEKDETVGVMIFTTIEPEAADLDPSEVEQKCEQFSKFTKAMDDSVKEILTVGNEHWKRCTGPLPKEYQRIGKALQNLSTVFTSSGYQGESTLTDALTAAGKTYEEIAQLVAEQPRKDLHFLMETNNEYKGLLGCFPDTIGVHKAAIDKVKEGDKLVAANKITTPDKVAMSKRLSTMSYTLQAEMNHFHSNRIYDYNRVMQQYLEEQVKFYETIAAKLKQAHGQFTTM; the protein is encoded by the exons GCACAGGTTTTATATGACTTCGCCGCTGAGCCCGGCAACAATGAGCTGACAGTGAGAGAAGGCGAGACAATCACTATCACCAATAAG GGTATTGGAGGGGGTTGGATTGAAGCACAGAATTCAAGAGGAGAAGTTGGACTGGTGCCTGAAGATTACATTGAG ttCAAAAATGAATTTCCTGCATTTCCAGCAGCATCGACGGCACCCCCTTCAAATGCAGAAAACGTCGCATATCAGGACCTTTCTGTCTTTGATGCATTTGCACCTCTATCAACAGCTGCACAATACCAG GCCAGCAATGGTAATGATCCCTGGTCAGCGTGGAATGCAGACCCTTCAGGGGGCACAAACAACAACTGGGCCTCTAATGCAGAGGGCACTCAGACTGGGAAGAGTGCTGCTGACCCCTGGGGCAATGTATCACAGGGTCACCCTCAGGCTTACCAAGGCCCAG cCAAAGACATCTACCCATATCCTTACCTTATTGATTACACAG CGGCAGAGGATGATGAGTGGGATGATGAATGGGATGACATGAAATCAAATGCCGTCTACACAGAATCTGGGGAAGCTGGTGGAATACAGAGAGGAGGAATGCATGCTTCGTCAATGAAAATATCCCTCAATAA atttccAGGATTCTCCAAGTCTGGTCCTGAGCTCTACCTTCTGTGCAAACAGATTGCAAAAGGGAAAGACAAGCTGTCAATATAC GTGGGTGAGGTTGGTCCTGTATGGTCTTACCCAGAAACCCAGATAGACTGCATCGTAGCTGATCCCAAGAAAGGGTCCAAGATGTACGGCCTCAAGAGCTACATAGAGTACCAAATCACACCCAAT acaacaAACCGACCTGTCAATCATCGATACAAGCACTTCGATTGGCTCTACGAGAGACTCCTGGATAAATTTGGGTCGGCCATTCCAATTCCCTCTTTGCCAGACAAGCAGGTGACAG ggcGTTTTGAGGAGGAGTTTATTAAGATGCGCATGGAGCGGTTGCAGGGTTGGATGTCCAGGATGTGCAGACACCCTGTTATTTCTGGCAGCGATGTGTTCCAGCTTTTCCTCACATACAAAGATGAAAAG GACTGGAAGACGGGGAAGAGAAAAGCGGAAAAAGATGAGACGGTTGGAGTGATGATCTTCACCACAATCGAGCCAGAAGCTGCAGACCTGGATCCTTCAGAAGT GGAGCAGAAATGTGAGCAGTTCAGTAAATTTACCAAAGCCATGGACGACAGCGTGAAGGAAATCCTCACTGTGGGAAACGAGCACTGGAAGAGATGCACAGGAC CTCTGCCAAAGGAATACCAGAGAATAGGAAAAGCCTTGCAGAACCTCTCTACTGTCTTCACAAGCAGTGGATACCAAG GTGAGTCGACTCTAACCGATGCCTTGACAGCGGCTGGAAAGACCTACGAGGAGATAGCCCAGCTGGTGGCAGAGCAG cctAGGAAAGATCTTCACTTCCTCATGGAGACCAATAATGAATATAAGGGTCTCCTTGGATGCTTCCCAGATACCATTGGGGTCCATAAG GCAGCTATAGACAAGGTGAAGGAAGGGGACAAGCTGGTGGCTGCCAACAAAATTACCACTCCTGACAAAGTAGCCATGTCGAAACGTCTCAGCACCATGTCTTACACTTTACAAG CTGAAATGAACCACTTCCATAGCAACCGTATCTACGACTACAACCGGGTCATGCAGCAGTACCTGGAGGAGCAAGTCAAGTTTTACGAGACG ATTGCTGCAAAGCTGAAACAAGCTCATGGTCAGTTCACTACAATGTGA
- the snx9b gene encoding sorting nexin-9b isoform X2, translating to MALKAQVLYDFAAEPGNNELTVREGETITITNKGIGGGWIEAQNSRGEVGLVPEDYIEFKNEFPAFPAASTAPPSNAENVAYQDLSVFDAFAPLSTAAQYQVESGALNPVPDTPDTPVTPFFPSPEEASNGNDPWSAWNADPSGGTNNNWASNAEGTQTGKSAADPWGNVSQGHPQAYQGPAAEDDEWDDEWDDMKSNAVYTESGEAGGIQRGGMHASSMKISLNKFPGFSKSGPELYLLCKQIAKGKDKLSIYVGEVGPVWSYPETQIDCIVADPKKGSKMYGLKSYIEYQITPNTTNRPVNHRYKHFDWLYERLLDKFGSAIPIPSLPDKQVTGRFEEEFIKMRMERLQGWMSRMCRHPVISGSDVFQLFLTYKDEKDWKTGKRKAEKDETVGVMIFTTIEPEAADLDPSEVEQKCEQFSKFTKAMDDSVKEILTVGNEHWKRCTGPLPKEYQRIGKALQNLSTVFTSSGYQGESTLTDALTAAGKTYEEIAQLVAEQPRKDLHFLMETNNEYKGLLGCFPDTIGVHKAAIDKVKEGDKLVAANKITTPDKVAMSKRLSTMSYTLQAEMNHFHSNRIYDYNRVMQQYLEEQVKFYETIAAKLKQAHGQFTTM from the exons GCACAGGTTTTATATGACTTCGCCGCTGAGCCCGGCAACAATGAGCTGACAGTGAGAGAAGGCGAGACAATCACTATCACCAATAAG GGTATTGGAGGGGGTTGGATTGAAGCACAGAATTCAAGAGGAGAAGTTGGACTGGTGCCTGAAGATTACATTGAG ttCAAAAATGAATTTCCTGCATTTCCAGCAGCATCGACGGCACCCCCTTCAAATGCAGAAAACGTCGCATATCAGGACCTTTCTGTCTTTGATGCATTTGCACCTCTATCAACAGCTGCACAATACCAG GTGGAATCTGGGGCTTTGAATCCCGTTCCAGACACCCCAGACACCCCAGTTACCCCTTTCTTCCCGTCCCCCGAGGAG GCCAGCAATGGTAATGATCCCTGGTCAGCGTGGAATGCAGACCCTTCAGGGGGCACAAACAACAACTGGGCCTCTAATGCAGAGGGCACTCAGACTGGGAAGAGTGCTGCTGACCCCTGGGGCAATGTATCACAGGGTCACCCTCAGGCTTACCAAGGCCCAG CGGCAGAGGATGATGAGTGGGATGATGAATGGGATGACATGAAATCAAATGCCGTCTACACAGAATCTGGGGAAGCTGGTGGAATACAGAGAGGAGGAATGCATGCTTCGTCAATGAAAATATCCCTCAATAA atttccAGGATTCTCCAAGTCTGGTCCTGAGCTCTACCTTCTGTGCAAACAGATTGCAAAAGGGAAAGACAAGCTGTCAATATAC GTGGGTGAGGTTGGTCCTGTATGGTCTTACCCAGAAACCCAGATAGACTGCATCGTAGCTGATCCCAAGAAAGGGTCCAAGATGTACGGCCTCAAGAGCTACATAGAGTACCAAATCACACCCAAT acaacaAACCGACCTGTCAATCATCGATACAAGCACTTCGATTGGCTCTACGAGAGACTCCTGGATAAATTTGGGTCGGCCATTCCAATTCCCTCTTTGCCAGACAAGCAGGTGACAG ggcGTTTTGAGGAGGAGTTTATTAAGATGCGCATGGAGCGGTTGCAGGGTTGGATGTCCAGGATGTGCAGACACCCTGTTATTTCTGGCAGCGATGTGTTCCAGCTTTTCCTCACATACAAAGATGAAAAG GACTGGAAGACGGGGAAGAGAAAAGCGGAAAAAGATGAGACGGTTGGAGTGATGATCTTCACCACAATCGAGCCAGAAGCTGCAGACCTGGATCCTTCAGAAGT GGAGCAGAAATGTGAGCAGTTCAGTAAATTTACCAAAGCCATGGACGACAGCGTGAAGGAAATCCTCACTGTGGGAAACGAGCACTGGAAGAGATGCACAGGAC CTCTGCCAAAGGAATACCAGAGAATAGGAAAAGCCTTGCAGAACCTCTCTACTGTCTTCACAAGCAGTGGATACCAAG GTGAGTCGACTCTAACCGATGCCTTGACAGCGGCTGGAAAGACCTACGAGGAGATAGCCCAGCTGGTGGCAGAGCAG cctAGGAAAGATCTTCACTTCCTCATGGAGACCAATAATGAATATAAGGGTCTCCTTGGATGCTTCCCAGATACCATTGGGGTCCATAAG GCAGCTATAGACAAGGTGAAGGAAGGGGACAAGCTGGTGGCTGCCAACAAAATTACCACTCCTGACAAAGTAGCCATGTCGAAACGTCTCAGCACCATGTCTTACACTTTACAAG CTGAAATGAACCACTTCCATAGCAACCGTATCTACGACTACAACCGGGTCATGCAGCAGTACCTGGAGGAGCAAGTCAAGTTTTACGAGACG ATTGCTGCAAAGCTGAAACAAGCTCATGGTCAGTTCACTACAATGTGA
- the snx9b gene encoding sorting nexin-9b isoform X4, with protein sequence MALKAQVLYDFAAEPGNNELTVREGETITITNKGIGGGWIEAQNSRGEVGLVPEDYIEFKNEFPAFPAASTAPPSNAENVAYQDLSVFDAFAPLSTAAQYQASNGNDPWSAWNADPSGGTNNNWASNAEGTQTGKSAADPWGNVSQGHPQAYQGPAAEDDEWDDEWDDMKSNAVYTESGEAGGIQRGGMHASSMKISLNKFPGFSKSGPELYLLCKQIAKGKDKLSIYVGEVGPVWSYPETQIDCIVADPKKGSKMYGLKSYIEYQITPNTTNRPVNHRYKHFDWLYERLLDKFGSAIPIPSLPDKQVTGRFEEEFIKMRMERLQGWMSRMCRHPVISGSDVFQLFLTYKDEKDWKTGKRKAEKDETVGVMIFTTIEPEAADLDPSEVEQKCEQFSKFTKAMDDSVKEILTVGNEHWKRCTGPLPKEYQRIGKALQNLSTVFTSSGYQGESTLTDALTAAGKTYEEIAQLVAEQPRKDLHFLMETNNEYKGLLGCFPDTIGVHKAAIDKVKEGDKLVAANKITTPDKVAMSKRLSTMSYTLQAEMNHFHSNRIYDYNRVMQQYLEEQVKFYETIAAKLKQAHGQFTTM encoded by the exons GCACAGGTTTTATATGACTTCGCCGCTGAGCCCGGCAACAATGAGCTGACAGTGAGAGAAGGCGAGACAATCACTATCACCAATAAG GGTATTGGAGGGGGTTGGATTGAAGCACAGAATTCAAGAGGAGAAGTTGGACTGGTGCCTGAAGATTACATTGAG ttCAAAAATGAATTTCCTGCATTTCCAGCAGCATCGACGGCACCCCCTTCAAATGCAGAAAACGTCGCATATCAGGACCTTTCTGTCTTTGATGCATTTGCACCTCTATCAACAGCTGCACAATACCAG GCCAGCAATGGTAATGATCCCTGGTCAGCGTGGAATGCAGACCCTTCAGGGGGCACAAACAACAACTGGGCCTCTAATGCAGAGGGCACTCAGACTGGGAAGAGTGCTGCTGACCCCTGGGGCAATGTATCACAGGGTCACCCTCAGGCTTACCAAGGCCCAG CGGCAGAGGATGATGAGTGGGATGATGAATGGGATGACATGAAATCAAATGCCGTCTACACAGAATCTGGGGAAGCTGGTGGAATACAGAGAGGAGGAATGCATGCTTCGTCAATGAAAATATCCCTCAATAA atttccAGGATTCTCCAAGTCTGGTCCTGAGCTCTACCTTCTGTGCAAACAGATTGCAAAAGGGAAAGACAAGCTGTCAATATAC GTGGGTGAGGTTGGTCCTGTATGGTCTTACCCAGAAACCCAGATAGACTGCATCGTAGCTGATCCCAAGAAAGGGTCCAAGATGTACGGCCTCAAGAGCTACATAGAGTACCAAATCACACCCAAT acaacaAACCGACCTGTCAATCATCGATACAAGCACTTCGATTGGCTCTACGAGAGACTCCTGGATAAATTTGGGTCGGCCATTCCAATTCCCTCTTTGCCAGACAAGCAGGTGACAG ggcGTTTTGAGGAGGAGTTTATTAAGATGCGCATGGAGCGGTTGCAGGGTTGGATGTCCAGGATGTGCAGACACCCTGTTATTTCTGGCAGCGATGTGTTCCAGCTTTTCCTCACATACAAAGATGAAAAG GACTGGAAGACGGGGAAGAGAAAAGCGGAAAAAGATGAGACGGTTGGAGTGATGATCTTCACCACAATCGAGCCAGAAGCTGCAGACCTGGATCCTTCAGAAGT GGAGCAGAAATGTGAGCAGTTCAGTAAATTTACCAAAGCCATGGACGACAGCGTGAAGGAAATCCTCACTGTGGGAAACGAGCACTGGAAGAGATGCACAGGAC CTCTGCCAAAGGAATACCAGAGAATAGGAAAAGCCTTGCAGAACCTCTCTACTGTCTTCACAAGCAGTGGATACCAAG GTGAGTCGACTCTAACCGATGCCTTGACAGCGGCTGGAAAGACCTACGAGGAGATAGCCCAGCTGGTGGCAGAGCAG cctAGGAAAGATCTTCACTTCCTCATGGAGACCAATAATGAATATAAGGGTCTCCTTGGATGCTTCCCAGATACCATTGGGGTCCATAAG GCAGCTATAGACAAGGTGAAGGAAGGGGACAAGCTGGTGGCTGCCAACAAAATTACCACTCCTGACAAAGTAGCCATGTCGAAACGTCTCAGCACCATGTCTTACACTTTACAAG CTGAAATGAACCACTTCCATAGCAACCGTATCTACGACTACAACCGGGTCATGCAGCAGTACCTGGAGGAGCAAGTCAAGTTTTACGAGACG ATTGCTGCAAAGCTGAAACAAGCTCATGGTCAGTTCACTACAATGTGA
- the LOC116733758 gene encoding fibrinogen-like protein A — MGLISFSLLSWSVGFTLCFLILLLPEAKADNLNTSTSRNGGGSQCGEYTNQLMEDGTCRLVATLPQLDERRCPDMFRCSDEVSYWLHENEERKQQIVALKETISELQEELRNHRHRIKVLELQSEEKLHLNISLEQRFHELEVHYAEASSLLHLQGTLILDLQNQLHNLTLLMDKVKRSSDCSINIVRPNHLQNTQEALHPEIQHVGNCPIDCASIYYNGVRRSGLYTVVPLLASMPVEVYCDMDTDGGGWTVIQRRVDGSVSFDRSWREYRDGFGDLHSEFWLGNNHIHELSTQGDYSLRIDLEDWSIQHKHALYQSFSVEDEEHQYRLHVSGFSGTVQDSFGWYHDKQHFSTPDTGNICAEISHGGWWYNQCFYANLNGVYYRGGHYTPKGRGSLGPDGIVWYSWKDSDYYSLRKVSMMIRPRSFHTRLSP, encoded by the exons ATGGGTTTGATCTCATTCAGCCTCCTCAGCTGGAGTGTGGGCTTCACTCTCTGCTTTCTCATCCTGCTGCTCCCAGAGGCCAAAGCAGACAACCTGAACACTTCAACTTCACGCAACGGCGGAGGTTCACAGTGTGGGGAGTACACAAACCAG CTGATGGAGGATGGGACGTGCCGGCTGGTGGCCACGCTGCCCCAGCTGGATGAGAGAAGATGCCCGGATATGTTCCGCTGCTCTGACGAGGTTTCTTACTGGCTGCACGAGAACGAGGAGAGGAAGCAGCAGATCGTGGCTCTGAAGGAAACCATCTCcgagctgcaggaggaactcAGGAACCACCGGCATCGCATCAAAGTCCTCGAGCTGCAG AGTGAAGAGAAGCTCCACCTGAACATCTCTTTGGAGCAGCGTTTCCATGAGCTGGAGGTTCATTATGCTGAGGCCAGCTCTCTGCTGCATCTGCAGGGCACCCTCATCCTAGACCTGCAG AACCAGTTACATAATCTGACCCTTCTGATGGATAAAGTCAAAAGAAGCTCAGACTGTTCCATCAATATAGTTCGGCCCAATCATTTGCAGAATACTCAAGAAGCCCTGCATCCAG AGATCCAGCATGTGGGAAACTGTCCCATAGACTGTGCCTCCATCTACTATAACGGTGTGAGGAGATCAGGTCTCTACACCGTGGTGCCATTGCTTGCAAGCATGCCGGTGGAGGTTTACTGTGACATGGACACAGATG GTGGTGGCTGGACCGTGATCCAGCGGCGAGTTGATGGCTCTGTGAGCTTTGACCGCAGCTGGAGGGAATACAGGGATGGATTTGGTGACCTGCACTCAGAGTTTTGGTTGGGCAACAATCACATCCATGAGCTGAGCACCCAGGGAGACTACAGCCTCCGCATAGACCTGGAAGATTGGAGCATCCAGCATAAGCATGCCCTCTACCAGAGCTTCAG TGTGGAAGATGAGGAGCATCAGTACCGTCTCCATGTGTCAGGTTTCAGTGGCACAGTGCAGGACTCCTTCGGTTGGTACCATGACAAGCAGCACTTCAGTACTCCAGACACTGGCAACATCTGTGCTGAGATCTCTCACGGTGGCTGGTGGTACAACCAGTGCTTCTATGCCAACCTTAATGGAGTCTACTACAGG GGAGGCCATTACACTCCGAAAGGCCGTGGCTCACTGGGTCCTGATGGGATTGTCTGGTACTCTTGGAAAGACTCGGATTATTACTCTCTACGCAAAGTCAGCATGATGATCCGACCACGCAGCTTCCACACACGTTTGTCACCCTGA